A single region of the Oncorhynchus keta strain PuntledgeMale-10-30-2019 chromosome 4, Oket_V2, whole genome shotgun sequence genome encodes:
- the tmem33 gene encoding transmembrane protein 33 has translation MADTEQTSAPPPPQLGTVQFMLANKLETAMWLSRLFTVYCSVMFILPLLGPQAAANFYQRALLANALTSALRLHQRLPHFQLSRAFLAQALQEDSCHYLLYSLILVNSYPITMSIFPVFLFSLLHATTYTKKVLDAMGPNSLLFMRNFLNKLSANQQNILKFIACNEIFLMPATIFMLFSGQGSLLQPFIYYRFLTLRYTSRRNPYCRTLFSELRILLEHFVMKPACPAFFRKMCLNSISFMSRLAPTAV, from the exons ATGGCTGACACAGAGCAAACAAGTGCTCCTCCCCCCCCTCAATTAGGGACAGTG CAATTCATGTTGGCTAACAAACTAGAGACGGCAATGTGGCTCTCGCGGCTCTTCACCGTCTATTGCTCAGTAATGTTCATTCTACCTCTCTTAGG ACCTCAGGCGGCTGCCAATTTCTATCAGCGTGCGCTGCTGGCCAACGCACTCACTAGTGCTCTGCGGCTACACCAGCGGCTTCCTCACTTCCAGCTCAGCAGAGCCTTCCTAGCCCAGGCACTCCAAGAGGACAGCTGTCACTACCTGCTATACTCCCTCATCCTGGTCAACTCTTACCCCATTACAA TGAGCATATTCCCAGTCTTCCTCTTCTCATTGCTTCATGCAACCACCTACACAAAGAAGGTTCTTGAT GCAATGGGCCCCAATAGCCTTCTCTTCATGAGGAACTTCCTCAACAAGCTCTCGGCCAACCAGCAGAACATCCTGAAGTTCATCGCCTGCAATGAGATCTTCCTCATGCCAGCCACCATATTCATGCTCTTCAG TGGCCAGGGAAGCTTGCTGCAGCCTTTCATTTACTACAGGTTTCTAACTCTCCGCTATACATCAAGGAGAAACCCATATTGCCG CACCCTGTTCTCAGAGCTGCGGATTCTGCTGGAACATTTCGTCATGAAGCCTGCCTGCCCCGCCTTCTTCAGAAAGATGTGCCTCAACAGTATCTCCTTTATGAGCCGCCTGGCCCCCACCGCAGTGTGA
- the bbs7 gene encoding Bardet-Biedl syndrome 7 protein isoform X1 translates to MEINLNRIDYLQVGVISQKTMRLLPALGRKATQKVAVADHDGVITCFGMKKGEAVPVFKTLPGQKITRLDLGGALGTPQEKIFVCAGSEVKGYTKKGKQFLSFEANLTESINAMHVSGADLFVCASYIYNHYCDCKDQDYYLSGDKINDIVCLPAENLGRIVPVLACQDRVLRVLQGSELVYDIEVPGPPSVLELYNRDGGTNGEDILYGTVDGKLGLIRITDSSSSSKWEIDNEKKKGGVLCIDTYDILGDGVKDILVGRDDGTVEVYGFDSSNEPTLRFEHVLLESVTSIQGGCVGKESYDEVLTATYTGWVTGLTTEPQQAEAGPGDEVKMSRETQSKVAALRAELDQLQMKVVQGREKYQQTAQSSTAVSAMPVFSVNDKFTLCQDDASYSLTLEVQTAIDNLLLQSDVPIDLLDVDKNSAVVSFSECDSEQPKGNFLLVTYRCQANTTRLELKVRSIEGQYGTLQAYITPRLQPKTCQVRQYLIKPLSLHQRTHTIEQDRPMNTLSLVGQFSFAEIHSWVLFCLPEVPEKTPAGENITFYFQNTFLGTQLEATYCKGEGHFKSDNISTISILKDVLSKEATKRKNNLDISYDINDDSVGHTLKMIHPKLEYQLLLAKKVQLIDALKELQVHEGNADFLIPEYRNILDESAYLLEEYKKQPAHLERLYGMITDLFIDKFKFKGQNVKTKVSLLLEVLDNYDLDSLMNFFNEA, encoded by the exons ATGGAGATAAATCTCAACCGAATTGATTATCTACAG GTTGGTGTGATATCTCAGAAAACCATGAGGCTCCTCCCTGCCTTGGGACGCAAAGCAACCCAAaag GTTGCTGTTGCTGATCATGATGGTGTGATAACTTGTTTTGGGATGAAAAAAGGAGAAGCTGTG CCTGTGTTCAAGACTTTGCCAGGGCAGAAGATAACAAGGCTGGACCTTGGTGGGGCTCTTGGAACCCCACAGGAGAAGATATTTGTGTGTGCTGGCTCAGAAGTGAAGGGATATACCAAGAAAGGCAAACAGTTCCTGTCCTTTGAGGCCAACCTTACAGAAAGCATCAATGCCAT GCACGTTTCAGGAGCAGACCTTTTTGTGTGTGCGAGTTACATCTACAACCACTACTGTGACTGCAAGGATCAAGACTACTACCTGTCTGGAGACAAAATTAATGACATTGTGTGCTTACCTGCTGAGAACTTGGGCCGTATTGTCCCTGTGTTGGCATGTCAAGACCGAGTTCTCAGAGTGTTGCAG GGATCTGAGCTTGTGTATGATATTGAAGTCCCTGGTCCTCCCTCAGTTTTGGAGCTGTACAATCGAGATGGAG GGACTAATGGCGAAGACATTCTCTATGGAACTGTGGATGGCAAACTGGGACTGATTAGGATAACtgattcctcttcctcttctaaATGGGAGATTGATAATGAGAAAAAGAAAGGAG GTGTTTTGTGCATCGACACGTATGATATCCTGGGTGACGGGGTGAAAGACATCCTTGTTGGCAGGGATGATGGGACAGTGGAGGTCTATGGGTTTGACAGCTCCAATGAGCCCACATTGCGCTTTGAGCAT GTGTTATTGGAGAGCGTCACCTCTATTCAGGGTGGCTGTGTTGGGAAGGAGTCTTATGACGAGGTTCTGACAGCCACGTACACAG GATGGGTGACAGGGCTGACTACAGAGCCCCAGCAGGCAGAGGCAGGCCCTGGAGATGAAGTCAAGATGAGTCGGGAGACCCAGAGCAAAGTGGCAGCTCTCAG GGCAGAGCTAGACCAACTGCAGATGAAGGTCGTTCAGGGCCGTGAGAAGTACCAGCAAACCGCGCAGTCTAGTACGGCGGTGTCTGCCATGCCCGTGTTCAGCGTCAACGACAAGTTCACCCTGTGTCAGGATGACGCCAGCTACAGCCTGACCCTGGAAGTGCAGACGGCCATCGACAATCTGCTGCTGCAG AGTGATGTACCAATTGATCTGCTGGATGTCGACAAGAACTCTGCTGTCGTGAGTTTCAGCGAATGTGATTCAGAG CAGCCAAAAGGCAATTTTCTCCTCGTTACGTACAGATGCCAAGCAAATACTACACGGCTTGAGCTGAAG GTGAGGTCTATTGAGGGCCAATATGGCACCCTACAGGCCTACATCACCCCACGCCTGCAGCCCAAGACCTGTCAGGTACGCCAGTACCTCATCAAACCTCTGTCCCTTCACCAGAGAACTCACACCATTGAACAGGACAG ACCCATGAACACTTTGAGTCTAGTTGGCCAATTCAGCTTTGCAGAGATCCATTCCTGGGTCCTCTTCTGCTTGCCAGAGGTCCCAGAGAAGACTCCAGCAGGGGAAAATATCACCTTCTACTTCCAGAACACTTTCCTTGGAACGCAGCTGGAAGCCACATACTG TAAAGGGGAAGGCCACTTCAAGTCTGACAACATTTCCACCATCTCCATACTGAAGGATGTCCTCTCCAAAGAAGCCACCAAAAGAAAAAACAATCTCGATATTTCTTATG ATATCAATGACGATTCAGTGGGCCACACACTCAAGATGATTCATCCGAAGCTTGAGTATCAGCTGCTATTGGCCAAAAAGGTTCAGCTGATTGACGCATTAAAA GAGCTTCAGGTTCACGAGGGGAATGCGGACTTCCTCATTCCTGAATATCGTAACATTCTAGACGAGTCTGCCTATCTGCTAGAGGAATACAAGAAACAACCAGCTCACCTGGAAAGACTTTATG GTATGATAACGGACCTCTTCATCGACAAATTCAAATTCAAAGGACAGAATGTGAAGACAAAGGTGTCATTGCTGCTGGAAGTTTTGGATAACTACGATTTGGATTCTTTGATGAATTTCTTCAATGAGGCATAA
- the bbs7 gene encoding Bardet-Biedl syndrome 7 protein isoform X2 has protein sequence MEINLNRIDYLQVGVISQKTMRLLPALGRKATQKVAVADHDGVITCFGMKKGEAVPVFKTLPGQKITRLDLGGALGTPQEKIFVCAGSEVKGYTKKGKQFLSFEANLTESINAMHVSGADLFVCASYIYNHYCDCKDQDYYLSGDKINDIVCLPAENLGRIVPVLACQDRVLRVLQGSELVYDIEVPGPPSVLELYNRDGGTNGEDILYGTVDGKLGLIRITDSSSSSKWEIDNEKKKGGVLCIDTYDILGDGVKDILVGRDDGTVEVYGFDSSNEPTLRFEHVLLESVTSIQGGCVGKESYDEVLTATYTGWVTGLTTEPQQAEAGPGDEVKMSRETQSKVAALRAELDQLQMKVVQGREKYQQTAQSSTAVSAMPVFSVNDKFTLCQDDASYSLTLEVQTAIDNLLLQSDVPIDLLDVDKNSAVVSFSECDSEPKGNFLLVTYRCQANTTRLELKVRSIEGQYGTLQAYITPRLQPKTCQVRQYLIKPLSLHQRTHTIEQDRPMNTLSLVGQFSFAEIHSWVLFCLPEVPEKTPAGENITFYFQNTFLGTQLEATYCKGEGHFKSDNISTISILKDVLSKEATKRKNNLDISYDINDDSVGHTLKMIHPKLEYQLLLAKKVQLIDALKELQVHEGNADFLIPEYRNILDESAYLLEEYKKQPAHLERLYGMITDLFIDKFKFKGQNVKTKVSLLLEVLDNYDLDSLMNFFNEA, from the exons ATGGAGATAAATCTCAACCGAATTGATTATCTACAG GTTGGTGTGATATCTCAGAAAACCATGAGGCTCCTCCCTGCCTTGGGACGCAAAGCAACCCAAaag GTTGCTGTTGCTGATCATGATGGTGTGATAACTTGTTTTGGGATGAAAAAAGGAGAAGCTGTG CCTGTGTTCAAGACTTTGCCAGGGCAGAAGATAACAAGGCTGGACCTTGGTGGGGCTCTTGGAACCCCACAGGAGAAGATATTTGTGTGTGCTGGCTCAGAAGTGAAGGGATATACCAAGAAAGGCAAACAGTTCCTGTCCTTTGAGGCCAACCTTACAGAAAGCATCAATGCCAT GCACGTTTCAGGAGCAGACCTTTTTGTGTGTGCGAGTTACATCTACAACCACTACTGTGACTGCAAGGATCAAGACTACTACCTGTCTGGAGACAAAATTAATGACATTGTGTGCTTACCTGCTGAGAACTTGGGCCGTATTGTCCCTGTGTTGGCATGTCAAGACCGAGTTCTCAGAGTGTTGCAG GGATCTGAGCTTGTGTATGATATTGAAGTCCCTGGTCCTCCCTCAGTTTTGGAGCTGTACAATCGAGATGGAG GGACTAATGGCGAAGACATTCTCTATGGAACTGTGGATGGCAAACTGGGACTGATTAGGATAACtgattcctcttcctcttctaaATGGGAGATTGATAATGAGAAAAAGAAAGGAG GTGTTTTGTGCATCGACACGTATGATATCCTGGGTGACGGGGTGAAAGACATCCTTGTTGGCAGGGATGATGGGACAGTGGAGGTCTATGGGTTTGACAGCTCCAATGAGCCCACATTGCGCTTTGAGCAT GTGTTATTGGAGAGCGTCACCTCTATTCAGGGTGGCTGTGTTGGGAAGGAGTCTTATGACGAGGTTCTGACAGCCACGTACACAG GATGGGTGACAGGGCTGACTACAGAGCCCCAGCAGGCAGAGGCAGGCCCTGGAGATGAAGTCAAGATGAGTCGGGAGACCCAGAGCAAAGTGGCAGCTCTCAG GGCAGAGCTAGACCAACTGCAGATGAAGGTCGTTCAGGGCCGTGAGAAGTACCAGCAAACCGCGCAGTCTAGTACGGCGGTGTCTGCCATGCCCGTGTTCAGCGTCAACGACAAGTTCACCCTGTGTCAGGATGACGCCAGCTACAGCCTGACCCTGGAAGTGCAGACGGCCATCGACAATCTGCTGCTGCAG AGTGATGTACCAATTGATCTGCTGGATGTCGACAAGAACTCTGCTGTCGTGAGTTTCAGCGAATGTGATTCAGAG CCAAAAGGCAATTTTCTCCTCGTTACGTACAGATGCCAAGCAAATACTACACGGCTTGAGCTGAAG GTGAGGTCTATTGAGGGCCAATATGGCACCCTACAGGCCTACATCACCCCACGCCTGCAGCCCAAGACCTGTCAGGTACGCCAGTACCTCATCAAACCTCTGTCCCTTCACCAGAGAACTCACACCATTGAACAGGACAG ACCCATGAACACTTTGAGTCTAGTTGGCCAATTCAGCTTTGCAGAGATCCATTCCTGGGTCCTCTTCTGCTTGCCAGAGGTCCCAGAGAAGACTCCAGCAGGGGAAAATATCACCTTCTACTTCCAGAACACTTTCCTTGGAACGCAGCTGGAAGCCACATACTG TAAAGGGGAAGGCCACTTCAAGTCTGACAACATTTCCACCATCTCCATACTGAAGGATGTCCTCTCCAAAGAAGCCACCAAAAGAAAAAACAATCTCGATATTTCTTATG ATATCAATGACGATTCAGTGGGCCACACACTCAAGATGATTCATCCGAAGCTTGAGTATCAGCTGCTATTGGCCAAAAAGGTTCAGCTGATTGACGCATTAAAA GAGCTTCAGGTTCACGAGGGGAATGCGGACTTCCTCATTCCTGAATATCGTAACATTCTAGACGAGTCTGCCTATCTGCTAGAGGAATACAAGAAACAACCAGCTCACCTGGAAAGACTTTATG GTATGATAACGGACCTCTTCATCGACAAATTCAAATTCAAAGGACAGAATGTGAAGACAAAGGTGTCATTGCTGCTGGAAGTTTTGGATAACTACGATTTGGATTCTTTGATGAATTTCTTCAATGAGGCATAA